Proteins from one Ananas comosus cultivar F153 linkage group 5, ASM154086v1, whole genome shotgun sequence genomic window:
- the LOC109710090 gene encoding serine/threonine-protein kinase RHS3-like, with protein sequence MEMTASTILESTKCSQHDITSRVFPSPCPSPRSFANPEATYEGPSSNKTNLETIDNDSAFYLKNLDTYPSGPSHYPTACPSPKLLTISETNSTSLSTTNSTEVHTITAYTMTSAGNYTDSNTTLNRSSVSSDRSDSIDGNTPMPNIRRHTGGDCRWEAVQLANSRDPPLSLGHFRLLKRLGYGDIGSVYLVELRGTGTFFAMKVMDKASLVNRNKLIRAQTEREILSLLDHPFLPTLYSHFESEKFYCLVMEYCNGGNLHSLRQKQPNKYFTEQAARFYASEVLLALEYLHMLGVVYRDLKPENVLVREEGHIMLSDFDLSLQCSVSPTLVKSSSVHSAINSSGKGMLDGGSIIQVCIQPSAFLPRIFPKKHRKSRSNFGMGHRSSLEFMAEPTNARSMSFVGTHEYLAPEIIKGEGHGSAVDWWTFGIFLYELLYGNTPFKGSGNRATLFNVIGQPLRFPDSPPVSSAAQDLIRGLLVKDPGKRFAYQKGATEIKQHPFFEGVNWALVRSASPPHVPDPVNYGQFAVVSKEKKAAEAVIVSGVTTSEGKCDSSGSSYLDFEYF encoded by the exons GAATCTACAAAATGCTCTCAACATGACATTACCTCTCGTGTCTTCCCTAGTCCGTGCCCAAGCCCTCGATCATTTGCAAACCCAGAAGCAACATATGAGGGACCATCAAGCAACAAGACAAATTTGGAAACAATCGACAACGACAGTGCTTTTTATTTGAAGAATTTGGATACATACCCAAGTGGGCCAAGTCACTACCCAACCGCATGTCCAAGTCCCAAATTGCTGACAATCTCAGAAACAAATTCTACCTCACTATCAACCACAAACTCCACAGAAGTACATACAATTACTGCATATACAATGACTAGCGCTGGAAACTATACTGATTCCAACACCACACTAAACAGATCCAGTGTCAGTAGCGATAGGAGTGATAGCATAGATGGTAACACTCCCATGCCAAACATAAGACGGCACACCGGTGGTGATTGCCGTTGGGAGGCCGTCCAACTGGCTAATTCTAGAGACCCACCCCTTAGTTTAGGTCATTTTAGGCTCCTCAAGCGATTGGGATATGGGGATATTGGTAGTGTCTATCTTGTTGAACTTAGGGGAACCGGTACATTTTTTGCAATGAAAGTGATGGATAAGGCATCCCTTGTCAATAGAAATAAGCTTATTAGGGcacagacagagagagagattctGAGCCTTCTCGATCATCCCTTCTTGCCAACGTTATACTCACACTTTGAGTCGGAGAAGTTTTATTGCTTGGTCATGGAGTACTGCAATGGTGGGAACCTCCATTCTCTCCGACAGAAGCAGCCTAATAAGTATTTCACTGAACAAGCTGCTAG ATTCTATGCATCCGAGGTGCTGCTCGCGCTTGAGTACCTGCACATGCTTGGTGTCGTGTATCGTGACCTGAAACCGGAAAACGTGCTGGTCCGGGAAGAGGGCCACATCATGCTCTCTGACTTTGACCTCTCCCTGCAATGCTCCGTTAGCCCGACCCTTGTCAAATCCTCTTCTGTCCACTCTGCCATCAACAGCAGTGGCAAAGGCATGCTTGACGGTGGGAGCATCATCCAGGTCTGCATCCAACCATCGGCATTCCTCCCCCGCATTTTCCCAAAGAAACACCGCAAATCAAGATCCAACTTTGGGATGGGCCATCGCTCGTCCTTGGAATTCATGGCAGAGCCCACGAACGCGCGGTCAATGTCATTTGTCGGGACCCACGAGTACCTCGCACCAGAAATCATCAAAGGAGAGGGGCACGGCAGCGCAGTTGATTGGTGGACGTTCGGCATTTTCCTGTATGAGCTCTTGTACGGGAACACCCCTTTCAAGGGGTCGGGTAACCGCGCCACGCTTTTCAATGTTATAGGGCAGCCACTAAGATTTCCGGATTCTCCACCTGTGAGCTCTGCTGCACAGGATCTTATTCGCGGATTACTTGTGAAGGATCCGGGAAAACGGTTCGCATATCAGAAGGGTGCGACAGAGATTAAGCAGCATCCGTTCTTTGAGGGCGTGAATTGGGCGTTGGTGAGGAGCGCCAGCCCGCCACATGTTCCAGATCCCGTGAACTATGGACAATTTGCTGTTGTTAGTAAGGAGAAGAAGGCGGCAGAGGCTGTTATCGTCTCTGGGGTTACTACCTCAGAAGGGAAGTGCGACTCTAGTGGTTCTTCTTACCTTGATTTCGAGTATTTTTAG
- the LOC109710437 gene encoding YTH domain-containing family protein 3-like isoform X1 — protein sequence MASEITKEKDVQDVVENLKLDSNSKTASGEMAGQKDGSTSDAISCISSADANSSIKESEVEQEALFSEPSSYYTVNGLSGYPYSGFDGSFGGWDSQTFIGGTEGLDVQHSANQVDNGSFVYYFPGFHPGYSPYSPVIHGAVTSPDGQYMGQQLFYQSPIYSQPLASPGFVSQPVTYPPELIPAYSWDSYALFVDGIHGNGFGGDTTFPFSGNNLSPQGHARSPSKPSPQSKSNSLEKKGASNQYLKPVSKPNGSIAKDVPPTNKVLSYAGQGKIRLLYPNSPSNTKESGRNGAGTEKLNGTNTIAPADFDSLNDQKSGPRTTVKNSGIPEVGSGQPKDPAKENDNSSTMNLIVKKDEYNLPDFPTKYDHALFFVIKSYSEDDIHKSIKYNVWSSTPNGNRRLDNAFQVGQEKSREKGTKCPVFLFFSVNASGQFCGLAEMIGRVDFSKNMDFWQQDKWNGYFPVKWHIIKDIPNPQFRHLILENNDNKPVTNSRDTQEVKFPQGTEMLSIFKSYCSKTSILDDFAFYENRQKILQEKKNKTSASKLELLEKKTTEVTEVPKPVSVDYIVSGVQKIDLNATKAKEDLSAVGVVKK from the exons ATGGCGTCGGAGATCACGAAGGAGAAGG ATGTGCAAGATGTGGTGGAAAATTTGAAGTTGGATTCTAATTCTAAGACTGCGAGTGGTGAGATG GCTGGACAAAAAGATGGGAGCACATCGGATGCGATATCATGCATCTCTTCAGCTGATGCTAATAGTAGCATCAAAGAAAGTGAGGTCGAACAAGAGGCCTTGTTTTCTGAACCGAGCAGCTACTATACCGTGAACGGATTATCTGGTTATCCTTATTCAG GCTTTGATGGTTCATTTGGGGGATGGGATAGCCAAACTTTTATTGGAGGAACTGAAGGCTTGGATGTTCAGCACTCT gCTAATCAGGTGGACAAtggttcttttgtttactactTTCCTGGCTTTCATCCTGGATACTCTCCTTACAGTCCAGTTATTCATGGAGCTGTGACTAGTCCTGATGGACAGTATATGGGTCAGCAGCTCTTCTACCAAAGCCCAATCTATTCCCAACCACTTGCCTCTCCAGGGTTTGTTTCTCAGCCAGTTACTTATCCTCCGGAATTAATCCCTGCTTATTCTTGGGATTCATATGCTCTTTTTGTCGATGGGATCCATGGtaatggatttggtggagatacAACATTTCCATTTTCAGGAAATAATTTGTCTCCCCAGGGTCATGCACGATCTCCTTCAAAACCTTCACCCCAATCAAAGTCGAACTCTCTTGAAAAGAAAGGAGCCTCAAATCAATATCTCAAGCCTGTGAGTAAG CCCAATGGTTCTATCGCCAAAGATGTACCACCGACTAACAAGGTTTTGTCATATGCTGGCCAAGGGAAAATTCGGCTGCTGTATCCGAACAGCCCTAGCAATACCAAGGAAAGTGGAAGAAATGGTGCTGGGACTGAGAAGCTCAACGGAACTAATACTATAGCACCTGCAGATTTTGATTCATTGAATGATCAAAAAAGTGGCCCGAGAACCACTGTTAAAAACTCAGGGATACCCGAGGTTGGGTCGGGTCAACCAAAGGATCCCGCCAAGGAGAATGACAATAGCAGCACCATGAATTTAATAGTAAAGAAGGATGAATACAATCTGCCAGATTTTCCAACCAAGTATGATCATGCGTTGTTCTTCGTGATCAAATCATACAGTGAAGATGATATCcacaaaagtataaaatataatgttTGGTCGAGCACCCCAAATGGAAACAGGAGGCTTGACAATGCCTTTCAAGTCGGACAAGAGAAGTCCAGAGAGAAAGGCACCAAATGTCCTGTCTTTCTATTCTTTTCT GTAAATGCAAGCGGACAGTTCTGTGGTCTAGCTGAGATGATTGGCCGAGTTGATTTCAGCAAGAACATGGACTTTTGGCAACAGGACAAGTGGAATGGTTATTTCCCTGTAAAGTGGCACATAATTAAAGACATCCCTAATCCACAGTTCCGTCATCTAATATTGGAGAACAATGACAACAAGCCTGTAACGAATAGCAGAGATACACAGGAG GTTAAATTTCCCCAAGGTACAGAGATGCTGAGCATTTTTAAGAGCTACTGTTCTAAAACTTCCATATTGGATGATTTTGCTTTTTATGAGAACCGGCAAAAGATACTccaagagaagaagaacaagactTCTGCCTCAAAGTTGGAGCTTTTAGAG AAAAAAACTACTGAAGTAACTGAAGTTCCAAAGCCCGTTAGTGTCGACTACATAGTTTCAGGCGTACAAAAGATTGATTTAAATGCGACTAAGGCCAAGGAGGACCTCTCAGCTGTTGGTGTTGTTAAGAAATGA
- the LOC109710437 gene encoding YTH domain-containing family protein 1-like isoform X2, with the protein MASEITKEKDVQDVVENLKLDSNSKTASGEMAGQKDGSTSDAISCISSADANSSIKESEVEQEALFSEPSSYYTVNGLSGYPYSGFDGSFGGWDSQTFIGGTEGLDVQHSANQVDNGSFVYYFPGFHPGYSPYSPVIHGAVTSPDGQYMGQQLFYQSPIYSQPLASPGFVSQPVTYPPELIPAYSWDSYALFVDGIHGNGFGGDTTFPFSGNNLSPQGHARSPSKPSPQSKSNSLEKKGASNQYLKPPNGSIAKDVPPTNKVLSYAGQGKIRLLYPNSPSNTKESGRNGAGTEKLNGTNTIAPADFDSLNDQKSGPRTTVKNSGIPEVGSGQPKDPAKENDNSSTMNLIVKKDEYNLPDFPTKYDHALFFVIKSYSEDDIHKSIKYNVWSSTPNGNRRLDNAFQVGQEKSREKGTKCPVFLFFSVNASGQFCGLAEMIGRVDFSKNMDFWQQDKWNGYFPVKWHIIKDIPNPQFRHLILENNDNKPVTNSRDTQEVKFPQGTEMLSIFKSYCSKTSILDDFAFYENRQKILQEKKNKTSASKLELLEKKTTEVTEVPKPVSVDYIVSGVQKIDLNATKAKEDLSAVGVVKK; encoded by the exons ATGGCGTCGGAGATCACGAAGGAGAAGG ATGTGCAAGATGTGGTGGAAAATTTGAAGTTGGATTCTAATTCTAAGACTGCGAGTGGTGAGATG GCTGGACAAAAAGATGGGAGCACATCGGATGCGATATCATGCATCTCTTCAGCTGATGCTAATAGTAGCATCAAAGAAAGTGAGGTCGAACAAGAGGCCTTGTTTTCTGAACCGAGCAGCTACTATACCGTGAACGGATTATCTGGTTATCCTTATTCAG GCTTTGATGGTTCATTTGGGGGATGGGATAGCCAAACTTTTATTGGAGGAACTGAAGGCTTGGATGTTCAGCACTCT gCTAATCAGGTGGACAAtggttcttttgtttactactTTCCTGGCTTTCATCCTGGATACTCTCCTTACAGTCCAGTTATTCATGGAGCTGTGACTAGTCCTGATGGACAGTATATGGGTCAGCAGCTCTTCTACCAAAGCCCAATCTATTCCCAACCACTTGCCTCTCCAGGGTTTGTTTCTCAGCCAGTTACTTATCCTCCGGAATTAATCCCTGCTTATTCTTGGGATTCATATGCTCTTTTTGTCGATGGGATCCATGGtaatggatttggtggagatacAACATTTCCATTTTCAGGAAATAATTTGTCTCCCCAGGGTCATGCACGATCTCCTTCAAAACCTTCACCCCAATCAAAGTCGAACTCTCTTGAAAAGAAAGGAGCCTCAAATCAATATCTCAAGCCT CCCAATGGTTCTATCGCCAAAGATGTACCACCGACTAACAAGGTTTTGTCATATGCTGGCCAAGGGAAAATTCGGCTGCTGTATCCGAACAGCCCTAGCAATACCAAGGAAAGTGGAAGAAATGGTGCTGGGACTGAGAAGCTCAACGGAACTAATACTATAGCACCTGCAGATTTTGATTCATTGAATGATCAAAAAAGTGGCCCGAGAACCACTGTTAAAAACTCAGGGATACCCGAGGTTGGGTCGGGTCAACCAAAGGATCCCGCCAAGGAGAATGACAATAGCAGCACCATGAATTTAATAGTAAAGAAGGATGAATACAATCTGCCAGATTTTCCAACCAAGTATGATCATGCGTTGTTCTTCGTGATCAAATCATACAGTGAAGATGATATCcacaaaagtataaaatataatgttTGGTCGAGCACCCCAAATGGAAACAGGAGGCTTGACAATGCCTTTCAAGTCGGACAAGAGAAGTCCAGAGAGAAAGGCACCAAATGTCCTGTCTTTCTATTCTTTTCT GTAAATGCAAGCGGACAGTTCTGTGGTCTAGCTGAGATGATTGGCCGAGTTGATTTCAGCAAGAACATGGACTTTTGGCAACAGGACAAGTGGAATGGTTATTTCCCTGTAAAGTGGCACATAATTAAAGACATCCCTAATCCACAGTTCCGTCATCTAATATTGGAGAACAATGACAACAAGCCTGTAACGAATAGCAGAGATACACAGGAG GTTAAATTTCCCCAAGGTACAGAGATGCTGAGCATTTTTAAGAGCTACTGTTCTAAAACTTCCATATTGGATGATTTTGCTTTTTATGAGAACCGGCAAAAGATACTccaagagaagaagaacaagactTCTGCCTCAAAGTTGGAGCTTTTAGAG AAAAAAACTACTGAAGTAACTGAAGTTCCAAAGCCCGTTAGTGTCGACTACATAGTTTCAGGCGTACAAAAGATTGATTTAAATGCGACTAAGGCCAAGGAGGACCTCTCAGCTGTTGGTGTTGTTAAGAAATGA